In Nicotiana tabacum cultivar K326 chromosome 11, ASM71507v2, whole genome shotgun sequence, a single window of DNA contains:
- the LOC107805545 gene encoding uncharacterized protein LOC107805545 encodes MKVMGGPMVMVIEYLESSLSRDLLCKFPDNSAYDFDYSQSSIWSPLVPPPLSSSNDRSLSLGLSRKLSYEEEAAASGGVIGCIKRKFSNVLFDNLKIHHKLKKRKRKGFDFSPVPSSSKLTTTTTTPRKGWAKVLKAASKHFKKKSEKKDSIGRLNLSNCLTENSLSRSSTYP; translated from the exons ATGAAAGTAATGGGCGGTCCAATGGTGATGGTAATTGAATACTTAGAGTCGTCATTGTCCAGAGATCTTCTCTGCAAATTCCCCGACAACTCCGCTTACGATTTCGACTATTCTCAGAGCTCCATTTGGTCCCCTTTGGTCCCTCCTCCTCTGTCATCTTCCAACGACCGTAGTCTCAGTTTGGGTCTTTCCAGAAAGTTGTCGTACGAGGAAGAAGCAGCCGCCAGCGGCGGAGTCATCGGCTGTATCAAGAGGAAGTTCTCTAATGTTTTGTTTGATAATCTGAAAATACACCACAAGttgaagaagagaaagaggaaggGCTTTGATTTTTCTCCTGTCCCATCTTCTTCTAAGCTTACCACCACTACTACAACGCCAAGAAAG GGATGGGCTAAGGTGCTGAAAGCAGCTTCTAAACATTTCAAGAAGAAAAGCGAAAAGAAAGACTCCATAGGTCGTCTTAATCTTTCCAACTGTTTAACTGAAAATAGTCTTTCGCGGAGTTCTACGTATCCATAG